The following are encoded together in the Cyanobacterium aponinum PCC 10605 genome:
- a CDS encoding AAA family ATPase: MLTKIELENFKCFKENTVFPLGKLTLLTGINGRGKSTLLQSLLLMRQSIEYDHQTTQLILNGNCLSLGRFEEIRNTGISRQEPIIFRYYFTDKFQFHDYTETTFNRIVDYSFIEDTVDDLVAQLNHIKLQEEVIWTFFDTQNQNFTFKIDELYKPTKADNFVARTNSVEHCLFEPYDFQEKSGDSVSRLSNFFPYSATNRTFKIPINQLKNIARKIKSSSKNTNYWECQINGTIIFNLNKIHYISADRLGPQDFYFKSTLPKFPNVGLRGELTGNLLYRKKDQLVNDKLCLGEDAKTLIIQTQEWLNKIFDGAKVEISGTQTNILELMFNASLSKDRFRPANIGFGYHCILPIIVSGLIAQEGEILIVENPEAHLHPKAQSELAKFLAKVSSCGVQVLIESHSDHILNGLRIAVLDEILSHEDLSILYFSQKIGESVVQIPVHSDGKIEEWPEGFFDQMDKDFERLFGI, translated from the coding sequence ATGTTAACTAAAATAGAATTAGAAAACTTTAAATGTTTTAAAGAAAATACAGTTTTTCCATTAGGAAAATTAACTTTATTAACAGGCATTAATGGACGAGGAAAATCAACTTTACTTCAGTCTTTACTTTTAATGAGACAATCGATCGAATATGATCATCAAACAACTCAATTAATTTTAAATGGAAATTGTTTAAGTTTAGGCAGATTTGAAGAAATTAGAAATACTGGAATTTCAAGACAAGAGCCTATTATTTTTAGATATTACTTTACTGATAAATTTCAATTTCATGATTATACAGAAACTACGTTTAATAGAATCGTCGATTATTCTTTTATTGAAGATACAGTAGATGATCTGGTTGCTCAACTTAATCACATTAAACTTCAAGAAGAAGTTATTTGGACTTTTTTTGATACTCAAAATCAAAATTTTACATTTAAGATCGATGAATTATATAAACCGACTAAAGCAGACAATTTTGTAGCAAGAACTAACTCTGTAGAACACTGTCTTTTTGAACCTTATGATTTCCAAGAAAAATCTGGTGATTCAGTTTCTCGATTATCTAACTTTTTTCCTTATTCAGCAACAAATAGAACTTTTAAAATACCTATTAACCAATTGAAAAATATTGCCAGAAAAATTAAGTCATCTTCTAAAAATACAAATTATTGGGAATGTCAAATTAATGGCACAATCATATTTAATCTTAATAAAATTCATTATATATCAGCCGATAGATTAGGTCCTCAAGACTTTTACTTTAAATCAACTCTGCCTAAATTTCCTAATGTTGGTTTGAGAGGAGAACTAACTGGTAATTTACTTTACAGAAAGAAAGATCAATTAGTTAATGATAAATTATGTTTAGGGGAAGACGCAAAAACTTTAATTATTCAAACTCAAGAATGGCTCAATAAAATTTTTGATGGGGCAAAAGTTGAAATTTCAGGTACACAAACCAATATATTAGAACTAATGTTTAATGCTAGTTTATCAAAAGATCGTTTTCGTCCTGCTAATATAGGTTTTGGCTATCATTGTATTTTACCTATTATTGTTTCTGGACTTATCGCTCAAGAGGGTGAAATTTTAATAGTAGAAAATCCTGAAGCACATTTACATCCTAAAGCACAATCTGAATTAGCGAAATTCTTAGCTAAAGTTAGTAGTTGTGGTGTACAAGTATTGATAGAATCTCATAGCGATCATATTTTAAACGGATTACGAATTGCTGTTCTTGATGAAATTTTAAGCCATGAAGATTTAAGTATTTTATATTTTTCTCAAAAGATTGGTGAATCAGTTGTGCAAATACCTGTACATTCTGATGGAAAAATAGAAGAATGGCCTGAAGGATTTTTTGATCAAATGGATAAAGATTTTGAGCGTCTTTTTGGAATTTAA